GagtcttgattccaaaatttaTCGGTGACTATGACAAAGTGAATTAAGAAAACAACAATAAAGATTGAAGGTtatcagaaaaaagaaaagaaaacaacaaaatctgcCAGGCACTTTTGTCCTCATAGTGAAGTGAAAACAAACAAGTATGTGAGTGCACACTTTTTGATAGGACAATGTTGCTAGGAAAACCATGGACTCAATGAGGGTATGCTGTGTGTTGGTGCTATTGATTGTGAGCTTGGTAAGGCATCCAGCATTGgtggtgggtggtggtggtCTAAGAAGATGTGATTTTCCAGCTATATACAACTTTGGGGACTCAAACTCAGACACAGGAGGCATTTCAGCAGCTTTGTCAGAGATTCATGCGCCCAATGGTGAAACCTTCTTTGAACACCCTTCAGGAAGGGCGTGTGATGGTCGACTCATCATTGATTTTATAGGTAACTAGGGTAGTAAAGCTTCctactttttttgttgaatCAATAAATTGAATGTAAATAGAAAGTTCACACAAATTTTACATGTTAACTAACGTGCCATACTTTTACTAATCATTGTATTGTCTTGTCATGCTTCATAGCTATGATCATTGATCAATTCTGACATCTTAATGTTACAACTAGCTCTCCCAATTTAATGGGGTTTAAGACTTAATTGAATTTAGTTGAGTTGCTAGATTTTAATGCAGCTAAGGAGCTGAAGTTACCTTACCTGAGCGCATACTTGGACTCACTTGGTACAAATTTTAGGCATGGTGCAAATTTTGCAACAGGAGGTTCATCAATTCGTCCAGGTGGTTATAGTCCATTCCATCTTGGCATTCAAACATCCCAGTTCATACGATTCAAATCTCGTACAACTGCTCTATATAATCAACTCAGCCCCAACAGTAGTGAGTCTCTCTAGCCCTCTCTCACTGACTGGTTCTTGTGTGCTAAAGATGGTGGGAAACAACATTTTGTGGGTACTGAACGCTTACTAACAATGAAAATTGAATTGGTAAATTTTGGCACCAGGAGAGACCCCACTACTTAAAACGAGGCTCTCaaggcctaaggacttctcaaaGGCTATTTACACATTTGATATTGGACAGAACGATCTTGGTTTTGGTTTTCAATACACAACAATAGAAGAAGTTCGACTGTCCATTCCTAATATCTTAAGCCAGTGGTCCCAAGCAGTTCATGTAAGCAACTGATGAGTGTGATTGAACAACTTGTGTACTAATTGATAattctaacattttttatgGCTCATGTTTTAGCTATTATACAAGGAAGGTGCAAGAGTATTTTGGGTACATAATACTGGCCCAATTGGTTGCTTGCCATATAGTGTTATATACCAATCAAAGTCCGGTAATCTGGACCAGATTGGGTGTGTGAAGCCTCAGAATGAGGTAGCTCAGGAGTTTAACAGGCAGCTTAAGGACATGGTATTTCAGCTGAGGGCACAGCTTCCTATTGCAGCATTTACATATGTTGATGTGTATTCAGCTAAATATGCTCTCATTAGCAATGCAAAGAATGAAGGTAATCTCAATTTATTATACAAACATAAGtgggagctttatgcattgtttACAACCTTTTATTTGGCCTGTTCGGATATGGCAACATTAAAATGGGTGGCTGTGGGATAGTGATCCACTGAACATTGCAATATACTATGTTTCTAATCTTAGCTGTTTGGTGATGACAGGTTTTGTTGATCCATTTGAGTTCTGCTGTGGGAGTTTCTATGGGTACCATATTGATTGTGGGAAGAAAGCCACCGTTAATGGAACAATATATGGTAACCCATGCCACAATCCATCAATGCACATTAGCTGGGATGGCATACACTACTCTGATGCTGCTAACCTATGGATTGCAAAGAGAATTCTCAATGGTTCCTTATCTGATCCACCAGTTTCAATTGGGGAGGCTTGTTATCATCCAAATCATTTGTAAACACATTGCAGTTTGTTAATGGCAGTTGCTCAATTTCTTAGAAATGGTTAGGAGCAAGATTTTCACCATCATGAATGTTGGTGATGTTGAACATGTGGCATTCATCAAGTGAGCTATGTCTCAATCATTATCATGTATCTTTCTGGACAATCTGAATATGTTGTGTCAATCTTTTGCTCTTTGATAACTTAATGTTGCAGTTAAGAAAACATTTAAGACTTCTAATATGCTACAAATGGCTAGGTTTTCCATCCATATAAGTCTGactagatttttaaattttaatatgctTCTTTCAggctttttttccccttctttttttaaatattatatatatttaaaactgTTTCATTCTATTTTGTGCTAAAATTGGTTGACTAGTTGAGATTGgtaaaacataaattttatataaccCTATCAATAtcacttatattatttttattgtacacCAATTACAACATGTCACCTTAACAGTTGTGAaaaattgtgtttcttttttgtggtcCATAGactttttgaaactttgaaatcATTTCTTCCACTATTAGAGCAAGTTAAAAAAGCTGCATTTTTGGGACCAAAGGGAAGGGCAAGGATGCTTATGTATGGCATTTGATTTTAGTTATGGGATGATGGGAATGTTTACAGATGTTCTTTCACCTCAGGACAATTGCAGTCCAACTACAACTATAAATGTTTAAAGTCTGGAAGCAATATTTGAGAATTGAATGTGGTATACTGGTATTGGTAATAGATTCACCTAATTGCATAAATCCAGCAAGCTTAGCTAGTGCATGATTTTGGCCATCCTCTATCACTGGAGTGGTATCAGTATGTCAATTGAGCGCTCTAGGACTGGTATTGCCTAATTGCATTGGCCTAAGCTTCAATATATTGCTGCTAAAATATGCAAACACACTATCAATGTTAGAatcattttagttatttatgAATCAAAACTTGCAACCAGTCTAGTAAACTTGCAAGTAGCTATAAATTTAGCCCTCCTATTAGGTTATAGGAGATATGGTGCCATACAGCACTATAATGTATAATGGCtaaatttgaaagttaaaaaacttatttttaatctcAACCTTTGGATAAAAAtgttaactttttaacttttatttattattattatttatttatcattttaactTCTCAACTTTTTCCTCTCACAATTTCATGGCGGTGCAATAGCCCAAATCGCAAGTTCTCTTAACTACCACTAACAATTAGCTACAATTAACCCCTACATAacgtttttttatttcaaaactaagataaattaaattaaattcgAGGGACCAAAACAATAGCCATTTGAAAATTCAGGGGTAAATGgcaagttttaaaatttgagaaatcaGAGGACGACAACAACAAAGTTAGAGAGACTAAAATGTATCTTTGCTAAAAGTCTTACTCTTCTTAAAATGGTACAATTTCTTAATGGTCATCATCATCAATTCCATATCATCAcctaaaagaagaagaagaagaagaagaaaaaaaaaggggtccACATGCAGACATACTAGTTGGACTTGCGTGCCAATTGCTatccataaaaaattcaatttcaaagaaGATGCATAAAAAAACTTTGCCCTAGGGGCTTGTGCCACATGACAATTGT
This genomic stretch from Castanea sativa cultivar Marrone di Chiusa Pesio chromosome 1, ASM4071231v1 harbors:
- the LOC142609877 gene encoding GDSL esterase/lipase At3g27950-like isoform X1 produces the protein MDSMRVCCVLVLLIVSLVRHPALVVGGGGLRRCDFPAIYNFGDSNSDTGGISAALSEIHAPNGETFFEHPSGRACDGRLIIDFIDFNAAKELKLPYLSAYLDSLGTNFRHGANFATGGSSIRPGGYSPFHLGIQTSQFIRFKSRTTALYNQLSPNSRETPLLKTRLSRPKDFSKAIYTFDIGQNDLGFGFQYTTIEEVRLSIPNILSQWSQAVHLLYKEGARVFWVHNTGPIGCLPYSVIYQSKSGNLDQIGCVKPQNEVAQEFNRQLKDMVFQLRAQLPIAAFTYVDVYSAKYALISNAKNEGFVDPFEFCCGSFYGYHIDCGKKATVNGTIYGNPCHNPSMHISWDGIHYSDAANLWIAKRILNGSLSDPPVSIGEACYHPNHL
- the LOC142609877 gene encoding GDSL esterase/lipase At3g27950-like isoform X2; amino-acid sequence: MDSMRVCCVLVLLIVSLVRHPALVVGGGGLRRCDFPAIYNFGDSNSDTGGISAALSEIHAPNGETFFEHPSGRACDGRLIIDFIAKELKLPYLSAYLDSLGTNFRHGANFATGGSSIRPGGYSPFHLGIQTSQFIRFKSRTTALYNQLSPNSRETPLLKTRLSRPKDFSKAIYTFDIGQNDLGFGFQYTTIEEVRLSIPNILSQWSQAVHLLYKEGARVFWVHNTGPIGCLPYSVIYQSKSGNLDQIGCVKPQNEVAQEFNRQLKDMVFQLRAQLPIAAFTYVDVYSAKYALISNAKNEGFVDPFEFCCGSFYGYHIDCGKKATVNGTIYGNPCHNPSMHISWDGIHYSDAANLWIAKRILNGSLSDPPVSIGEACYHPNHL